In Carya illinoinensis cultivar Pawnee chromosome 6, C.illinoinensisPawnee_v1, whole genome shotgun sequence, a single genomic region encodes these proteins:
- the LOC122312653 gene encoding uncharacterized protein LOC122312653 yields MEQFSVLARSIWTRRNKMIFEGSFVHPSLLVNQASQSLAEYRTAQENRKTKVQGIHSQASVWSPPPIDVMKINWDAAVDGPNNRIGIGLVARDHVGNVMITKKLSISCFPEPLLAEAIGVFHAISLAKEMSFTSVIFEGDSLQVVNGINLPSDRRDSVGMILSDTKGILSSFSHWSVVFVRRSGNHYAHLLAKESLILAANSTELVYGTPYNRGPF; encoded by the coding sequence ATGGAACAGTTTTCTGTTTTAGCCAGGAGCATTTGGActagaagaaacaagatgatCTTCGAGGGGTCCTTTGTGCATCCAAGTCTGTTAGTGAATCAGGCTTCACAATCCTTGGCAGAGTATAGGACTGCCCAAGAGAACAGGAAGACAAAGGTTCAGGGGATCCACTCTCAAGCATCCGTATGGTCTCCCCCTCCAATAGATGTCATGAAAATTAACTGGGATGCTGCTGTGGATGGTCCAAACAATAGAATTGGTATTGGCTTGGTGGCTCGGGACCATGTAGGTAATGTTATGATCACCAAAAAGCTCTCCATTTCTTGCTTTCCTGAACCTTTGCTGGCTGAAGCTATAGGTGTGTTTCATGCGATTTCCTTGGCCAAAGAGATGAGTTTCACTTCTGTTATCTTTGAAGGGGATTCCTTACAGGTTGTGAATGGTATCAATCTCCCTTCCGACAGGAGGGATAGTGTGGGCATGATTTTATCTGACACTAAGGGGATTCTCTCTAGTTTTAGTCATTGGTCTGTGGTTTTTGTTAGGAGAAGTGGTAATCACTATGCTCATTTACTAGCTAAAGAATCTCTTATACTAGCTGCGAATTCGACCGAGCTAGTCTATGGTACACCCTATAACCGTGGCCCCTTTTAA